CGCCGCCGCGCAGCTCATTGGCGTGTTGCAGCTCTACGGGCGTGCTCTTGGGCATGGGCTGGGCGCGGGCACCGGGGGTAGGCGGCGGGCCGGCGGCGGGCCGGGTCTGCGCGTGCAACGCCCCCAGGGGCAGCAAAAGCACGAGTAAAAAAAAGCGGAGCAGCGGCATTTGGGCCAAAGTTACGGCGGTGGGCGGGGGCTAACGCGCATCTTTGCGGGCTAGTGCCCGGCCCTACCCCCTTCGTATTTGCTCATGCTCGACCAGGTTCGCCAGTTTATTCTTCAGGAAAATCTTTTCAACCTCGAAACTGATACCGTGCTGGTAGCCGTGAGTGGCGGCCTCGACTCGGTGGTACTGCTCGACGTGCTGCACCGGCTGGGGGCGCGGCTGGCGGTGGCGCACGGCCACTTTGGGCTGCGCGGTGCGGAGGCCGATGCCGACGAGCAGTTCGTGCGCAAGCTGGCTAAGCAGTACGAAGCACCCTATTTCGCCGAGTTTTTTCAAACCAAAGCCTTTGCCGAGCGCGAAAGGATTTCGACCCAGATGGCGGCCCGGCTGCTGCGCTACCGCTGGTTTGAAGAGGTGCGGGCCACGAATGACTACGCGGCCATTGCAACTGGCCACCACCGCCGCGACCAGGCCGAAACTATGCTGCTCAACCTCACCCACGGCACCGGGCTGGCGGGCCTGCACGGCATCCGGGCCAAGAACGAGCGCGTGGTGCGCCCGCTGCTGACGCAGGCCAAGGACGACCTGCACGATTATTTGGTGGAAAACCGCCTGCTCTGGCGCGAGGATGCCAGCAACGACAGCCCCGTGTACCAGCGCAACCGCCTGCGCCAACAGGTGCTGCCCGTGCTGCGCGAGATTAATCCCAACCTCGACAACACGCTAGCCACCAGCGCTGAGCGCGTGGGCGGAGCCGAAGAAATCGTGCGCCGCTACGTGGAAGATACCGCCGCCCAGGCCCGCCGCGACGCGCCTGAAGCCGTTTATTTCGACATCCGGCTGCTACAAAACACGGCCGCTACTACCTTGGTGCTACACGAGCTGCTGCGGCCCTTCGGCTTCTCGTGGGCCGTGAGCAAGGACATTGCGGCCAGCTTTAAGGGCTTGGCGGGCAAGCAGTTCGACTCGCCTACCCACCGCCTGGTGAAAGACCGCGACCAGCTCGTGATTACCCCGCGCCGGCTGGCGCAGTACGGCACGTTTCAGCTGGCGAAGGGCCAGGAGGATTTATTGGCCGATGGCCTGCGCCTGCGCGCTACCCCCCACGACGGCACGGACTACGCCATTCCACGCTCGCGCAGCACGGCGGCGCTGGATGCGGATAAGCTCCAATTCCCGCTCACGCTGCGGCGCTGGCAGGCCGGCGACTGGTTTATGCCGCTCGGCATGAAGGGCAAAAAACACCTCAGCGACTTTCTCATTGACCAGAAAGTGCCGCTCAATCTGAAAGATGACGTGCGGGTACTGACCTCGGCCGACGGCAAAATCTGCTGGGTCGTGGGCTTCCGCGTGGACGAGCGCTTCAAGGTGGAGGACAGTACGGCACGGGTGCTGCAAGTGCAGCGGCTGTAGGGGCGCGGTGCTGGCGGTCGGTCCTGTGCGACCAAAACCGGCGCGAAACCCATCACTAAGCCTCAGTTCCGGCGCGGCAAAACAGAGGACGACCGCAATGGCCTCGTACAGCTCATGGCTAGCGGCAACATCCACTACAGCAGCCCCGAAGCCGCGGCCGCCGCACAGCAGAAGATGCAAGACTGGGCCAAGCACAAAACTAACCCGCTGGAATTGCAGTGACTGCTGGCCTTATACCAATTCAAAACGCTGATTATCAGCTTTATCTATCATTCATTAGCTAGCAATAATTGTGCCCGACTTAGCTAATTGTCGGGACTAGAGTATTTAAAAATTATTTTCCTTAAAAGTTTGGTAGTCTATTTTTTTTCGCAACTATTATCAGCAGAAAGCGACCTAGCTGCCTAGCACCACTGCTGGGAACCAGCATAGCCCGCTTTACTGCGCGTCAGACGTTGGGTTGGCAGCCCGGTTTCGATGCGACGGCCTAACTAGGTTCTGCACCTGGGCTTTATCGAGCGGGCAGCCCCACGTGGTTCCGGGGGTTTACGAGGCCAAAAACCAGTAATCTTCTTTTCCACGAAAAAGCTAATGTCACTTGTGGTTCTGCTGAGCGGTGTGTCGTCTTCAAGTATGGCATCTAATACGCCTGATAAAAAAGCAGAGCCTTCTTCCCGAGCAATTGTGCACAAAACAACTGCTCGCAATACGACTGAGCCGAAAAGGTTGAAACCCCAAAATTGTGGCTTTCAATACTATGAAATTGGCTGCGGTGGCGGTAACGATTTTCTTGGTAGTGTATATGCCTGCAATGCGGGTGACGTTCTCTTTGCCAAAATGAGCACTTTCGACCAATATTGCGGCGGCTAACAATGTTTGACACAAGGTCGCGTTCGCACGAGTGCGGCCTTGTGTCAAAATTTAATTAAAAATGAAATTCTAATGCTTTATACTTTTTCCCATGAAACTTAACTTTATTTTTGTGTTCGTGTTTTTTTCATTTTTAATTTTTACGGGTAGAGCAATAAATATACATTCTCCATGTGTTAAAATTATTTGTTTATACCGTATGAGTAGTAGACTAGATTCTACCTCTAAAATAACACGGGAAGAATTTACTCAACTAGCCATTTCAGACAGCTCATCAGAATTTAGAAGCTCGGTTCGTTATAAAGGTGACTCACTAATAACTAAGTACGCGAATGTCGGCTTCAATACTCCTGCCTTAAGTAGATTTGCTATTAAGTGTTAGTCAGAACTTTATGTAAATTTTCCAGGTTATTATTTAATGGCATCCAGTATTTATCAAAACGCCCGGACTGACCGGCAATACAAGGCAGCGACAGGATTAAGTAAGTTGGCTTTTGAAGCCCTTTATCGCGTCTTTGCTCCTTATTACGAACCTAAAAACGAGTCTCTTTATCCGAATCAACCAAAACCCGTTTTAACGGACAAGCGCGAAGCTCTATTTTTTATTCTGCATTACTTTAAAGCCTATCCCACTCTACAAAACATAGGCATGTATTTTGGCTTTTCAGATTTCGCGGCTAGTGTTTGTTTAGAACGTCTAAAACCTTGTTTGAAGGCAGCGCTAAACGCGCAGGGGATAGATAAGCAGCAGTTGTTTAAGAATCAGGAAGAATTCGACCAGCAGTTTGCAGGCATAACTGATTTAGTACTTGACGTAACCGAAGTGCCAATTGAACGAGCTAGCAATCAAGATATTCAACGAGAATACTACGGCGGTAAAAAAAATTTCACACCGTAAAATGGCTCCTTGTCTGTACCCTTGACCGACGCTTACTATGGGTGAGTAAGATGTATAGTGGCCGCACGCACGATTTCACCATTTATAAAGAAATTTTTGCTGAGATTAACTTAAAAAAGTATCGACTTCACGTAGATGCGGGCTTCGTAGGAATTAAAAAATTCAGTGATTGTAAATTTGTATTTATTCCGTTTAAAGCTCGAAAAAATCAAATACTTTCTCCTTTTGAACGAACGGCAAACCAAATCCTGGCTCATCTGCGGGTAGTCGTAGAAAATGTTATTGCCCAATTAAAAGCGTTTTTTATTCTACGAATAGAAAATAGAATGCGAAAAAAAGAGAAGCTAGCCGAAGCCTTTGCCTTATGCGCTGAATTAGCCTATTTTAAACATAATCAGTCAACTTATTGATTTACAGATAATAGCAATTTTAGTGAAGGAATGAACGCTGTAACAAACTTACCTAAATATAATTTGAAAGGTGTAATTATAAAAAACTTAAAATTACATAATTGTTTTTATTATGGAATGATTGATAAAGTTTTGTATTATTACAAAGAGAATAATTATCCCGTTAATTGGCATATATCTTCAGACACTGCGAGTGTGAATGACTATAAATGTCAAAAGGCATTCACGAAATTTGGAGGCAGAAAATATACTGCTTGGTTTACTCGCCAGCTTCCAATTAGCAATGGTCCCTACGTATTTGGAGGTTTACCAGGATTAATAGTTTCAATCAGTGATGCAACGGACAGCTACAAATTTGAGCTAACTCGCGTGTATCAACCCGATGAAAGTTATCATATAGTATTTCCTGGAAATGCAATATTCTATAAACAGCCTGGTAAATTTGTATCCAAACTTGAGTATTACCGCAGCTACTATGATTATCAAGAAAATTTTTTTGGTAAAGCCGTAGCTAGTGGAATGGCCAGGTTTAATGATGAAGATGGCCTTGTCAAATCTTATCGAGAAAAATTAAAGCATCGCAATAATCCCATTGAACTTGATTACAAAAAACCGTAATCGATTTGATTTTCTTCCTTATCTACTTCTACTGCTTGCACTAGCTAGCTGTGAAACCACCCACGCCCAAACCATCCTCACCGGCACCGCCCGCAACGCCGCCGGCCAGCCACTGGAAGGCATTCTGATTGAGGTCGAGACCAAGACGCCGCCGCCGGCTTCGGCCTTCGTGATTTCGGGGGCCGATGGCGGCTTTACCCTCACCCTACCCCCCACCCCGGCCAGCGACTCGCTGCGCCTCTCGGCCCGCGCCCTGGGCTACGCCGAGCAGCTCGTGCGCCTGGCCAACTGCAGCCAGTCGGTGGCGCTGACTATGCGTGAGCAGGCCACCGTGCTCAAGGAAGTGGTGGTGCAGGGCGCGCCCATCACGCGCAGCCACGACACGCTCAGCTACCAGGTGGCTGCCTTTGCCAATAAGCAGGACCGGGTGATTGCCGACGTGCTTAAGAAAATGCCGGGCATTGAGGTGGCGAGCGACGGGCAAATCAGCTACGAGGGGCGGCCCATCAGCAAGTTTTACATCAACGGGCAGGATTTGCTGGAAGGCCGCTACAACCTGGCCAGCGACAACCTGCCCGCCGACGCCGTGCAGAGCGTGCAGGTGCTCGAGAACCACCAGCCCATCCGGGCGCTCGACAAGTTGATTCACCCCGACAACGCGGCCTTGAATCTCCAGCTCAAGAAGAAAGTAACCGCCACCGGGCAGGCGCGGCTGGGCGCGGGCCTGGTGCCGTCGCCCGCATCGGCGCTCTGGAACGCCAACGTGTCGCCGATGCTCTACACGCCCCGGCAGCAGCTCATTGACACCTACCAGAGCAACAACACCGGCCAGGACGTGGCCGCCGAGCTGAAGCCCCTGACCCTGGCCGACTTGCAGCAGCAGAGCGAGAGTAGCAACCAGAAGCCCGACCTCACCCACATTCAGGGCCTGGGCCAGCCGCCGGTGGCCGCCAACCGCTACCTCTTCAATAAAGTGCAGCTGCTGAGCGCCAACCACTTAGTGACCATCAGCAAGGAGCAGCAGCTGCGGGTGAACGCCTCGTATTTGCACGACGAGCAAACGCGGCGCGGCAGCACCCGCACCGCCTACTACCTGCCCGACGGCCGCACGGTGGCCCTGACCGAAGCCAAAACCGACCGGCTGCGCTTCAACACCCTGCAAACCGATTTGGCCTACATCAAAAACGTTAAAGACTACTACCTCAAGAATACGCTGAGCCTGGAAGGGCGCTGGGATGCGCAGACCGGTGACATCTACCGGGAGGAGGCGCAGACGCGCGTCGCGCAGGCGGCGCGCAACCCGTTTTTCGGGGTTACGAACCGGCTGGGGCTGGTGCGGCCGTTGCGCGGGGGGAAGATTTTGCAGGTGTCGTCGCTGGTGTTTTACACCAACTCGCCGCAGCGGCTGGCGGTGAGTCCGGGCGTGTTCGCGGCGGCGCTCACGGGCGGCGCGGCCACCGACACGGCCCGGCAGCAGGTGCGGCAGGGGTCGTTTTTCACGAGTAATTCGCTGGGCCTGACCGCCAGCCGGGGCCACTGGGCGTATTCGGGCACGGTGGGCTTCTCAGAGGAAATCCAGCGCCTGACCTCAAACCTGACGACCGCGCCGGAGCCGCCGCCTACCCCCCTGCCCCTGCGCAACGACCTGCACTGGGCGCGGGGCCGCTACTACGCCCAGCCCGGCCTCAGCTACAAGGCCGACACCTGGAATGCGAGCCTCGACGCACCCATTAGCTACTACGATTTTCGGGCTAGTGACCCTGGCTTCGAGGCCGGGCAGCGCTCGCGGGTGCTGGTGGCCGCGCCGCGCCTGAACCTGCGCCGCGACCTGGGGGCACTCTGGTACGCTTCGGGGGGGGTAGGGCTGAATAATGGTTTCGGCGATATTTCGCAGTTCAACTACGCCTACCTGCTACGCGACTACCGCACCTTGCAGCGCAACGACGCGCCGCTGCCGCGCAGCATTGGGCAGAATTACCACGCGGGCATTTATTTCAAAAATCCGCTCAAGTCGTTGTTTTTCAATGCCAATTATTCGTTGAATTCGACCTTGACCAACCGCTTGTACAGCAACCAGGTAGACAGCAGCGGCGCGCTTACTACGGTGGCGCTGGACCAGGACAGCCGCCGCGTGAGCCACTCGGCATTTGGCGGCGTGAGCAAGTTCAGCAGCCCCTGGAAAACCAATTTCAGCCTGAACCTGACGGGCAGCCTCAGCCGCCAGCCGCAGGTGCTGAATGGCACGCTGGCCCGCACTACCAGCCGCACGGGCACGGCCACGTTCAAGGCCAGCTGCTCGGCCTTCGACTGGGGCAGCCTGGATTACAGCGCCAGCTTCACGGCGTTGCGTAGCACTGTGGACGGCGGCCCTACCCCCCCGCTGGCCGTGCTGCAAGACCACCACGCCAGCGTGAGCGTGTTTCCGGTGGGCCGCCACGCCCTCACGGCCGCCGCCGACTACTACGCCAGCCGGGGGCCGGCCGCCCCGGTGCGGGCCTTTTTTGCTGACCTCACCTACCGCTACACCTTGCCCACGGCCCGCAAAATCGACCTGGAAGTGCGCTGGAATAATATTTTCGATACCCGGCAGTACCAATACGGCTTCGTCAATCAGTTCTCCTTAGTACAGAATACCTACCAGTTGCGGCCGGCGCAGGTGCTGGCGGTAATGCGGCTGTCATTGTGAGTTGGGAGCTATTTAAACCGTTTGTCATTGCGAGCGCAGCGAAGCAATATTTCCTCCCGTCAGGGGTAGCAAACCTAGCGATGCGAACGACCAGGAAAAATTGCTTCGCTTTGCTCGCAATGACAAACGGCTTTCGTGCGAATCCTGAGTAACCCATAATGCGCCGCTGGCCGTACTTTTACCGGGCCAGATTTGCTGGCACTTTTCCTCTTACCCTCACGCTAGTCCTATGAAAGTTACCGTAGTTGGGGCGGGCAACGTGGGCGCTACTTGCGCCGACGTACTCGCCACCCGTGAAATTGCCAACGAAGTCATTTTGGTTGACATCAAGGAAGGCTTCGCCGAAGGCAAAGCCCTCGATATCTGGCAGAAAGCCCCCATCATCGGCTACGACACCCGCACGGTGGGCGTAACCAACGACTACGCCCGCACCGCCGGCTCGGAGGTGGTCGTCATCACCTCGGGCCTGCCCCGCAAGCCCGGCATGAGCCGCGACGACCTGATTTCGACCAACGCCGGCATCGTGAAATCGGTGACCGAGCAGGTGGTGAAGCACTCGCCCAACGCTATTATCATCATCGTGAGCAACCCGCTCGACGTGATGACTTATCAGGCCCACCTCACCGCCAAGCTGCCCCGCGAAAAGGTATTCGGCATGGCCGGCATCCTGGACACGGCCCGCTACCGCGCCTTTCTGGCCGAAGCGCTGAACGTGAGCCCCAAGGACATTCAGGCGGTGCTCATGGGTGGCCACGGCGACACGATGGTGCCCCTACCCCGCTACACCACCGTGGGCGGCATTCCGGTGACCGAACTCATTGATAAAGAGAAGCTGAACGCCATTATCGAGCGCACCAAGTCGGGCGGCGGCGAGCTGGTGAAGCTTATGGGCACTTCGGCCTGGTACGCGCCCGGCGCGGCGGCCGCCCAAATGGTGGAAGCCATCGTGCGTGACCAGCGCCGCGTGTTTCCGGTGTGCCTGGAGCTGCAAGGCGAGTACGGCATCAACGGCGTGTACCTCGGAGCCCCGGTTATCCTGGGCAAAAACGGCGTGGAGCGCGTGATTGAGCTTCAGCTGAATGACGAGGAAAAAGCAATGCTCGAAACCTCGCGCGGCCACGTGAAGGAGGTAATGGACGCGCTGGATAAAATGAGTGCGGCAGCGTAAGCAGCTGGCGTTTAAAAACATAAAAAGGTCCTGCTGAGTGTTTCAGCAGGACCTTTTTAGTGTCAAGAGGCCATAATAACTGTTAGCTGTTCCGCATTTATTTCCAGGTAGAAGCTGGCGCAGTTGTCCAATTGCTTTAACTCTTCCATATGCCGCCCAATAATCTTCAGCAACTCCTTGTCGCGCAAGCCATTGCCCGTGCGGATATGCACTAATTTTCGAGGGCTACGCCGCAGTAAATAGCTGTTGCGAAAATCCTCATTCTTCGTAAAAATTACGTAGTCGTTCTGGTCAGCATAGGCGCTTATTTCCGCGTCAGTACTTTCTGATTTACGGGGTAGGACGTTGGCATGAGTCGCACTCACGCCTCGTGCATTCAGAAACTTGGTAAGCCGCACCGATAAATGCACGTCGCAGAGCACTTTCATTGGGGATTAGCCAGCACTTCGCTCAATGGCCGCCCACTGGCCAGCAAGCCCGCGTATTGCAGCACGGCTAATATATCCTCGCGCTCCAACTCCGGGTGTTCTTTCAGAATTTCTTCGTTGGTCATTCCCGAAGCCAATAAATCAAGCAGCACGACCACCGGCCAGCGCATTCCACGCACAATGGGCTTGCCGTGACAAATTTCGGGGTTGATAGTTATGCGCGTGAGGTAGTTCATAAAACGAATTTACGACTATGGCACCGTAAAAGCCAGTCCGTTCTGCGTCGGCATTTTTACTGCCCACGTCTACCTTTGGAACCTACGCTATGCCTACCCCCCGACCCGCTACCTTACTCATCCAGACCGCCTTTATCGGCGACGTTATCCTAGCCACGGCGCTGGTTGAGTACCTGGCCGCCCACGAGCCCGGCGCGCCGCTCGATGTGCTGGTGCGGCGCGGCAATGAAGGTTTACTGGCCGGCAACCCGCACATTCGGCGGGTGCTGATTTGGGATAAAAAGGATAAAAAATACCCGAACCTGCTGCGCTTGCTGCGGCAAATTCGACGGGAGAAATATCAGCGTGTCGTCACGTTGCAGCGCTTCGCCAGCACGGGTTTTCTCACGGCGTTTTCGGGCGCGATGGAGCGGGTAGGGTTCGCGGAGAATCCATTTAGTCGATTTTTTACGCGCCGCGTACCGCACGTTATCGGCGACGGCACGCACGAGGTGGAACGGAATTTAAATTTAATTAAAAATGATAAATTAAAGAGTAAAAATGAACCAGGGAATTACGTCAGGGAATTAATTGACACTGATTCTGAAAACGCAATTTTTAATCCCTCATTTTTAATTTTTAATTCAAAACCTCGCCTCTACCCTACCACCGCCGATGAGGCCGCTGCCGCGCCCTACGCGGCCGTGGGGCAATACGTATGTATCGCGCCTACTTCGGTGTGGTTTACCAAGCAGTATCCCGAGGAAAAGTGGCTGGAATTACTGGCCGCCCTACCCCCCCATTTGCTGGTGTACCTGCTCGGCGGGCCGCCCGACGCGGCCGCCTGCGAGCGGTTGGCACGGGTGGCGGGGCGGCCGGGTTTGGTGAATCTGGCGGGCAAATTATCATTGCTGGCTTCGGCCGCGCTGATGCGCGGGGCGGTGCTGAACTACGTCAACGACTCGGCTCCGCTGCATTTGTGCTCGGCGGTAGATGCGCCGGTGTGCGCCATTTTCTGCTCCACGGTGCCACGGTTCGGGTTTGGGCCGCTGAGCACATTTTCGCGGGTGGTGGAGCATCCGGGGCCGCTGGCCTGCCGGCCGTGCGGGCTGCACGGGCACGCGCGCTGCCCACTGGGGCACTTTCGCTGCGCGCTGGAAATCGAAACCCTGCAGCTGCTGGCGGTGCTGGAGGAGGCGTTGAAGTTTCGGGTTTCGGGTTCTTAATTACCCATCAACACCGCCACGCTCAGCCAGGCCAAGCCCAGCACCACTACCCCCCCCAGCGCGGTCAGCCACCACGGA
The genomic region above belongs to Hymenobacter psoromatis and contains:
- a CDS encoding glycosyltransferase family 9 protein, yielding MPTPRPATLLIQTAFIGDVILATALVEYLAAHEPGAPLDVLVRRGNEGLLAGNPHIRRVLIWDKKDKKYPNLLRLLRQIRREKYQRVVTLQRFASTGFLTAFSGAMERVGFAENPFSRFFTRRVPHVIGDGTHEVERNLNLIKNDKLKSKNEPGNYVRELIDTDSENAIFNPSFLIFNSKPRLYPTTADEAAAAPYAAVGQYVCIAPTSVWFTKQYPEEKWLELLAALPPHLLVYLLGGPPDAAACERLARVAGRPGLVNLAGKLSLLASAALMRGAVLNYVNDSAPLHLCSAVDAPVCAIFCSTVPRFGFGPLSTFSRVVEHPGPLACRPCGLHGHARCPLGHFRCALEIETLQLLAVLEEALKFRVSGS
- a CDS encoding GLPGLI family protein — protein: MNAVTNLPKYNLKGVIIKNLKLHNCFYYGMIDKVLYYYKENNYPVNWHISSDTASVNDYKCQKAFTKFGGRKYTAWFTRQLPISNGPYVFGGLPGLIVSISDATDSYKFELTRVYQPDESYHIVFPGNAIFYKQPGKFVSKLEYYRSYYDYQENFFGKAVASGMARFNDEDGLVKSYREKLKHRNNPIELDYKKP
- a CDS encoding transposase family protein, with product MSKMYSGRTHDFTIYKEIFAEINLKKYRLHVDAGFVGIKKFSDCKFVFIPFKARKNQILSPFERTANQILAHLRVVVENVIAQLKAFFILRIENRMRKKEKLAEAFALCAELAYFKHNQSTY
- a CDS encoding carboxypeptidase-like regulatory domain-containing protein → MITKNRNRFDFLPYLLLLLALASCETTHAQTILTGTARNAAGQPLEGILIEVETKTPPPASAFVISGADGGFTLTLPPTPASDSLRLSARALGYAEQLVRLANCSQSVALTMREQATVLKEVVVQGAPITRSHDTLSYQVAAFANKQDRVIADVLKKMPGIEVASDGQISYEGRPISKFYINGQDLLEGRYNLASDNLPADAVQSVQVLENHQPIRALDKLIHPDNAALNLQLKKKVTATGQARLGAGLVPSPASALWNANVSPMLYTPRQQLIDTYQSNNTGQDVAAELKPLTLADLQQQSESSNQKPDLTHIQGLGQPPVAANRYLFNKVQLLSANHLVTISKEQQLRVNASYLHDEQTRRGSTRTAYYLPDGRTVALTEAKTDRLRFNTLQTDLAYIKNVKDYYLKNTLSLEGRWDAQTGDIYREEAQTRVAQAARNPFFGVTNRLGLVRPLRGGKILQVSSLVFYTNSPQRLAVSPGVFAAALTGGAATDTARQQVRQGSFFTSNSLGLTASRGHWAYSGTVGFSEEIQRLTSNLTTAPEPPPTPLPLRNDLHWARGRYYAQPGLSYKADTWNASLDAPISYYDFRASDPGFEAGQRSRVLVAAPRLNLRRDLGALWYASGGVGLNNGFGDISQFNYAYLLRDYRTLQRNDAPLPRSIGQNYHAGIYFKNPLKSLFFNANYSLNSTLTNRLYSNQVDSSGALTTVALDQDSRRVSHSAFGGVSKFSSPWKTNFSLNLTGSLSRQPQVLNGTLARTTSRTGTATFKASCSAFDWGSLDYSASFTALRSTVDGGPTPPLAVLQDHHASVSVFPVGRHALTAAADYYASRGPAAPVRAFFADLTYRYTLPTARKIDLEVRWNNIFDTRQYQYGFVNQFSLVQNTYQLRPAQVLAVMRLSL
- a CDS encoding DUF5615 family PIN-like protein; this translates as MKVLCDVHLSVRLTKFLNARGVSATHANVLPRKSESTDAEISAYADQNDYVIFTKNEDFRNSYLLRRSPRKLVHIRTGNGLRDKELLKIIGRHMEELKQLDNCASFYLEINAEQLTVIMAS
- a CDS encoding DUF433 domain-containing protein, producing MNYLTRITINPEICHGKPIVRGMRWPVVVLLDLLASGMTNEEILKEHPELEREDILAVLQYAGLLASGRPLSEVLANPQ
- the mdh gene encoding malate dehydrogenase, whose translation is MKVTVVGAGNVGATCADVLATREIANEVILVDIKEGFAEGKALDIWQKAPIIGYDTRTVGVTNDYARTAGSEVVVITSGLPRKPGMSRDDLISTNAGIVKSVTEQVVKHSPNAIIIIVSNPLDVMTYQAHLTAKLPREKVFGMAGILDTARYRAFLAEALNVSPKDIQAVLMGGHGDTMVPLPRYTTVGGIPVTELIDKEKLNAIIERTKSGGGELVKLMGTSAWYAPGAAAAQMVEAIVRDQRRVFPVCLELQGEYGINGVYLGAPVILGKNGVERVIELQLNDEEKAMLETSRGHVKEVMDALDKMSAAA
- the tilS gene encoding tRNA lysidine(34) synthetase TilS; this translates as MLDQVRQFILQENLFNLETDTVLVAVSGGLDSVVLLDVLHRLGARLAVAHGHFGLRGAEADADEQFVRKLAKQYEAPYFAEFFQTKAFAERERISTQMAARLLRYRWFEEVRATNDYAAIATGHHRRDQAETMLLNLTHGTGLAGLHGIRAKNERVVRPLLTQAKDDLHDYLVENRLLWREDASNDSPVYQRNRLRQQVLPVLREINPNLDNTLATSAERVGGAEEIVRRYVEDTAAQARRDAPEAVYFDIRLLQNTAATTLVLHELLRPFGFSWAVSKDIAASFKGLAGKQFDSPTHRLVKDRDQLVITPRRLAQYGTFQLAKGQEDLLADGLRLRATPHDGTDYAIPRSRSTAALDADKLQFPLTLRRWQAGDWFMPLGMKGKKHLSDFLIDQKVPLNLKDDVRVLTSADGKICWVVGFRVDERFKVEDSTARVLQVQRL